Proteins from one Impatiens glandulifera chromosome 2, dImpGla2.1, whole genome shotgun sequence genomic window:
- the LOC124925857 gene encoding aquaporin PIP1-3, which yields MEQKEEDVRLGANKFSERQPIGTAAQTDKDYKEAPPAPFFEPGELSSWSFYRAGIAEFIATFLFLYITVLTVMGVSRAPNKCASVGIQGIAWAFGGMIFALVYCTAGISGGHINPAVTFGLFLARKLSLTRAIFYIVMQTLGAICGAGVVKGFQPNLYETLGGGANVVAHGYTKGSGLGAEIIGTFVLVYTVFSATDAKRSARDSHVPILAPLPIGFAVFLVHLATIPITGTGINPARSLGAAIIYNKDHAWEDHWIFWVGPFIGAALAAMYHQIVIRAIPFKSRG from the exons ATGGAGcagaaagaagaagatgttaGACTCGGAGCTAACAAATTCTCCGAACGACAACCAATCGGAACCGCCGCTCAAACCGACAAGGACTACAAGGAGGCGCCGCCGGCTCCTTTCTTCGAACCCGGCGAACTCAGTTCATGGTCTTTCTACAGAGCTGGAATCGCCGAATTCATAGCCactttcctttttctttacaTAACTGTGCTGACTGTAATGGGTGTTTCACGAGCACCCAATAAATGTGCTTCAGTTGGTATTCAAGGTATCGCTTGGGCGTTTGGAGGCATGATCTTTGCACTTGTTTACTGTACCGCCGGAATTTCAG GAGGGCATATAAATCCTGCTGTGACATTTGGGTTGTTCTTGGCAAGGAAACTTTCTTTGACTAGAGCTATCTTCTACATAGTGATGCAAACCCTAGGAGCTATTTGTGGTGCTGGAGTTGTTAAAGGGTTTCAACCAAATCTTTATGAAACACTCGGTGGTGGTGCTAATGTTGTGGCTCATGGTTATACTAAAGGAAGTGGACTTGGTGCTGAAATAATCGGTACTTTTGTTCTTGTTTACACCGTTTTCTCTGCAACTGATGCTAAAAGGAGTGCCAGAGATTCTCATGTTCCT ATTTTGGCGCCGTTGCCTATTGGGTTTGCTGTGTTTTTGGTACATTTGGCGACTATTCCGATCACCGGAACTGGGATTAATCCGGCGAGGAGTCTTGGAGCTGCGATCATCTACAACAAGGATCATGCTTGGGAGGATCATTGGATATTCTGGGTAGGACCATTTATTGGAGCTGCACTTGCTGCTATGTATCATCAGATTGTGATTAGGGCTATTCCATTCAAGTCCAGGGGATGA